Proteins encoded together in one Penaeus vannamei isolate JL-2024 chromosome 41, ASM4276789v1, whole genome shotgun sequence window:
- the LOC113800747 gene encoding uncharacterized protein codes for MNAIHTHIYTDTLIHLKLVLEFATPILGILSLDVYRRIEKNSFRSKKLEKDVKYLNTCKDYGIIPDFIKFKVYCPIFETTRMYRSWCFDLLDWEIKKLKKKIPASYKKLEDDISLFKSIVSPFDANCLLSIIDKNVNKKLSNVDFRHCRKLLKLGIDLSKKVDKNKVIFNFSDKISNDQKDLLSLGLDYCMPPNTINQTHFFLCFEKLCHTIRNCKIYKERWNHITSTISIVANNTFKKFKHYIKNNHEHHSFFTSLKSLKDDDNIIITRPDKSRGIVILNKDDYQSKLQSILDDSSKFKRISCDTASYLLKLEDKLNRLLRPIKTSIGEATSSGSKPGFLYGLPKIHKLGHPLRPIISAVGTFNYNTAKFLVKIISPLTINQYMIDNSFAFVKEICSLKPLRPVTMASFDIEALFTNVPLRETTEIIVNKTTTLTLNEFGLDKTTYGKLLDIAAHHSLMA; via the exons ATGAACGCTATTCACActcatatttacacagacacactcattcaT ctcaaGCTGGTTCTTGAGTTTGCTACTCCCATCTTGGGAATCTTATccctggacgtgtatagaaggatcgaaaagaactcctttcgctctaagaaactggaaaaagatgTTAAATATCTGAACACTTGCAAAGATTATGGAATCATCCCGGATTTTATTAAATTCAAAGTATATTGCCCTATATTTGAAACCACCAGAATGTATCGCTCCTGGTGTTTTGACCTATTGGATTGGGaaataaagaaactaaagaaaaagattCCTGCCAGCTACAAAAAACTGGAGGATgacatctctctctttaaatccatTGTATCTCCCTTTGATGCAAATTGTTTACTGTCTAtcattgataaaaatgttaacaagAAATTAAGCAATGTTGACTTCAGACACTGCAGAAAGTTACTAAAATTAGGCATTGATCTGAGTAAAAAGGTTGACAAAAACAAAGTCATCTTCAATTTTTCTGATAAGATATCAAATGATCAAAAAGATCTACTCTCTTTAGGTCTGGATTATTGTATGCCACCTAACACCATTaaccaaacacatttttttctttgctttgaaaaACTGTGTCATACCATCCGAAACTGTAAGATTTATAAAGAAAGGTGGAACCATATCACAAGTACCATCTCTATTGTGGCTAACAACACATTCAAGAAATTTAAACATTATATCAAGAACAACCATGAACATCATTCGTTCTTTACTTCACTGAAATCTTTAaaggacgatgataatatcatcattaccagaccAGATAAAAGTCGGGGAATCGTTATCCTTAACAAAGACGATTACCAAAGCAAACTACAGTCCATACTGGATGATAGCTCCAAATTTAAACGAATTAGCTGTGATACTGCTAGTTATCTTTTAAAGCTAGAAGACAAATTGAATAGGTTGTTACGCCCTATAAAAACATCTATTGGGGAAGCCACTTCTTCTGGCTCAAAACCTGGTTTCTTATATGGCTTGCCTAAAATACACAAACTTGGTCATCCCCTTCGGCCCATCATTTCAGCAGTTGGTACTTTCAACTACAACACTGCCAAATTCTTAGTGAAGATAATCTCCCCACTAACGATCAATCAGTATATGATAGACAACTCCTTTGCTTTTGTCAAAGAAATTTGCTCACTAAAACCCTTACGCCCTGTTACtatggccagttttgacatagaagcactatttacaaatgtcccactaagagaaacaacagaaataatagttaACAAAACTACCACTTTGACTCTAAATGAGTTTGGTCTGGACAAAACAACCTATGGAAAACTTTTAGACATCGCTGCTCACCATTCA TTGATggcgtag